The stretch of DNA GGCAGAGACGACGAATACGCAGAGCTCGGTGTCGGTACGCGACGTGAGCAAGGTGTTCTTCGCCGGAAGCGCGCCGGTCTGGGCCCTCGAGAACGTCTCGCTCGAGGTGGCGCCCGGGTCCTTCACCTGCATCGTCGGGCCCTCCGGCTGCGGCAAGTCGACCCTGCTGCGGATCATCGGCGGCCTCGAGCAGGCCACCAGCGGCGAGGTCGACATCCGGAACGCCGACGACCAGATCCCGGCCGCGTTCGTCTTCCAGGAGCACGGCGTGTTCCCGTGGCACAACGTCCTCGACAACGTCGCGTTCGGGCTCCGGCAGAAGAAGGTCGCCCGTGCCGAGCGGTACGCCGTCGCGCGTGACTGGCTGGCGCGCGTCGGGCTGAGCGGCTTCGAGAAGTCCTACCCGCACGAGCTGTCCGGCGGCATGCGCCAGCGGATCGCCATCGCGCGGGCGTTCGCGACCGGCTCGTCGCTGCTGCTGATGGACGAGCCGCTCGGCGCGCTCGACGCGCAGACCCGCCTGCTGATGCAGGAAGAGCTC from Cumulibacter manganitolerans encodes:
- a CDS encoding ABC transporter ATP-binding protein yields the protein MTAETTNTQSSVSVRDVSKVFFAGSAPVWALENVSLEVAPGSFTCIVGPSGCGKSTLLRIIGGLEQATSGEVDIRNADDQIPAAFVFQEHGVFPWHNVLDNVAFGLRQKKVARAERYAVARDWLARVGLSGFEKSYPHELSGGMRQRIAIARAFATGSSLLLMDEPLGALDAQTRLLMQEELVRLWEAERKTVVMVTHGIEEALLLGDRVIAMTARPGRIKEDIDVPFARPRSMELERTAEFAQARHHVWELLRDEVKVTEEGR